In Kordiimonas sp. SCSIO 12610, the following are encoded in one genomic region:
- a CDS encoding polymer-forming cytoskeletal protein, producing the protein MFSKSNEDTKKQAKPDGQATRTRNVTNLGGSNMAAPSIIGSDVQIEGNVKTSGELQLDGKVMGDINCGSLVMGETGSVKGLVKADNVTIRGNVEGEIRSKTVRLEKSAVVNGDVYHENLSVEAGAKLSGRFAHTDNPMDKSAAAKKVEESPSFIAKKAAE; encoded by the coding sequence ATGTTCTCGAAATCCAACGAAGACACAAAGAAACAAGCGAAACCTGATGGTCAGGCTACCCGCACAAGAAACGTAACTAATCTAGGAGGAAGCAATATGGCCGCGCCGTCAATTATTGGTTCAGATGTACAAATCGAAGGCAATGTAAAAACTTCAGGTGAACTTCAACTTGATGGTAAAGTGATGGGCGATATTAACTGTGGTAGCCTTGTTATGGGTGAAACAGGATCTGTTAAAGGCCTCGTCAAAGCAGACAATGTTACTATTCGCGGTAATGTTGAAGGGGAAATTCGCTCAAAAACTGTTCGCCTTGAGAAAAGCGCCGTAGTGAACGGCGATGTTTATCATGAAAACCTCTCGGTCGAAGCTGGCGCCAAGTTATCTGGCCGTTTTGCCCATACTGATAACCCAATGGACAAAAGCGCTGCTGCAAAGAAAGTTGAAGAATCGCCTTCTTTCATCGCAAAAAAAGCCGCTGAATAA